A window from Fimbriimonadia bacterium encodes these proteins:
- a CDS encoding tyrosine-type recombinase/integrase, with amino-acid sequence MANELAPRTPFEAPVAPTDALEMLLCTKRSEVTRLAYQRDLNQFFRFHTGSPPTPETVAQFFRLDTACVTRALLAFKVDQLERGVAEVTLNRRLSAVWSLLRVARQLGLTEVNPHGLVPGEKVQQYRDTRGVPTETAALMLSLPDTTTVKGKRDAAILRLLWELALRRTEVCKLQRFDFDPVAKTLSVHGKGKGTQAVLMTLSDRVVAAIQDYLAARDDNHPSLFLSCNRFKDGRHQGLKDWTVAHIVKEYAELAGLKHFSPHRWRHTSITAYLLATNGDVRGAQKLSRHSKLETLMIYDDAREDLQGRATRLLSELA; translated from the coding sequence ATGGCCAACGAGCTTGCGCCAAGAACGCCGTTTGAGGCGCCTGTGGCGCCCACAGACGCGCTGGAGATGCTTCTTTGCACCAAGCGTAGCGAGGTCACCCGCCTCGCCTACCAGCGCGACCTGAACCAGTTCTTCCGCTTCCACACCGGGAGTCCGCCGACACCCGAGACGGTCGCCCAGTTCTTTCGGCTGGACACCGCCTGCGTCACCAGAGCGCTTCTGGCCTTCAAGGTGGACCAATTGGAGCGAGGCGTCGCGGAGGTGACGCTGAACCGAAGGCTCTCGGCAGTGTGGTCACTTCTGCGGGTTGCTCGCCAGCTTGGGCTGACCGAGGTAAACCCGCACGGACTGGTTCCGGGCGAGAAGGTGCAGCAGTACCGGGACACAAGGGGAGTGCCCACGGAGACGGCGGCGCTGATGCTCTCTCTTCCCGACACCACGACGGTGAAGGGCAAACGGGACGCGGCGATCCTCCGGCTTCTGTGGGAGCTGGCACTTCGACGAACCGAGGTGTGCAAGCTGCAACGCTTCGACTTCGACCCCGTCGCCAAGACGCTCTCGGTGCATGGGAAGGGGAAGGGCACTCAGGCGGTGCTTATGACGCTGAGCGATCGAGTGGTAGCGGCCATCCAGGACTACCTCGCCGCTCGCGACGACAACCACCCGTCGCTCTTCCTCTCCTGCAACCGTTTCAAGGACGGCCGTCACCAAGGGCTCAAGGACTGGACCGTGGCACACATCGTCAAGGAGTATGCGGAGCTCGCAGGTCTCAAGCACTTCAGCCCGCACCGCTGGCGGCACACAAGCATCACGGCGTACCTGCTCGCGACGAACGGCGACGTCCGCGGTGCGCAGAAGCTGAGCCGGCACTCCAAGCTGGAAACGCTGATGATCTACGACGACGCCCGCGAGGACTTGCAGGGAAGAGCAACCCGCCTGCTGTCGGAGCTTGCCTGA